One genomic window of Caenorhabditis elegans chromosome I includes the following:
- the oxa-1 gene encoding Membrane insertase YidC/Oxa/ALB C-terminal domain-containing protein (Confirmed by transcript evidence), with product MLSVSIRTAAASFRLAPTRLRLIRPVIATCQTRNISSNDVFKITESASIPDLPPLPTPPIPGMSVDELIASGASVLEELGLWTWWKPSSYFRWALESIHVHLDIPWWVTIVAATVTLRALLIGVPVMSQKLVAKQSMYRKEMNEFRDRIDEARKENNQLLQQQILLEQRDFLRSKDIRLGRQFMVMAANGAVFATQFFAIKKMVVVNYPGLSTGGTLWFTDLTATDPYYALPFISAATMALVTKVGIEMGTSADQMPPIMRAFMTYGLPVVIFGVSSQFATGLCVYWTASNAVSLIYAAAFKVDAIRKIFGIPPVVPLPPSAVQKNAISQVLKSYKDNKAIPPSMADLRQRDASSFKKAGRGKPIT from the exons ATGTTATCAGTTTCAATACGAACGGCAGCAGCTTCATTCCGACTTGCTCCAACACGTCTTCGGCTCATTCGTCCTGTGATTGCCACGTGTCAAACGAGAAATATCTCTTCAAATGACGTATTCAAAATCACTGAAAGTGCATCAATTCCTGATTTACCACCACTTCCAACTCCTCCAATACCTGGAATGTCTGTGGATGAGCTCATTGCTTCTGGAGCATCTGTACTGGAAGAACTCGGATTATGGACGTGGTGGAAACCATCTTCGTATTTTAGATGGGCTCTTGAAA gCATTCACGTGCACCTTGACATTCCCTGGTGGGTTACAATCGTtgcagctacagtaacccttcgTGCTCTTTTAATCGGTGTCCCCGTAATGTCTCAGAAGCTTGTGGCAAAACAATCAATGTATCGAAAGGAAATGAACGAATTCCGTGATCGAATTGATGAAGCTCGTAAAGAAAATAATCAACTTCTTCAACAACAGATTCTTCTGGAACAACGAGATTTTCTTCGATCAAAAGATATTCGATTGGGTCGTCAATTTATGGTTATGGCTGCAAATGGAGCTGTATTTGCTACTCAATTCTTTGCAATTAAAAAGATGGTAGTTGTCAATTATCCTGGATTATCTACTGGTGGAACATTATGGTTTACTGATTTAACAGCAACTGATCCATATTATGCACTTCCATTCATCTCTGCAGCTACTATGGCTTTGGTGACAAAAGTTGGAATTGAAATGGGTACATCAGCTGATCAAATGCCACCAATTATGCGTGCATTTATGACTTATGGTCTTCCTGTTGTTATTTTTGGAGTTTCTTCACAATTTGCTACG ggTCTATGCGTATATTGGACAGCTTCCAACGCTGTTTCGTTGATCTACGCGGCCGCATTCAAAGTTGACGcgattcgaaaaatatttggaattcCACCAGTTGTACCACTTCCACCGAGTGCCGTCCAAAAGAATGCCATCTCACAAGTCTTGAAATCTTATAAAG ACAACAAAGCAATTCCTCCATCGATGGCTGATCTCCGACAACGTGATGCTTCATCATTCAAAAAAGCGGGACGTGGAAAACCAATTACGTAA
- the C01A2.4 gene encoding Charged multivesicular body protein 2b (Confirmed by transcript evidence), with product MNIFSKPDPKELERANKRELRKTNRDLESDRRQMDRREKELEQEIKKLAAKGHNDAARHLAKQLVQLRNQKTKSIGMSARISGVQAQNSHMQSMAKMGSAMGTTVKTMKAMNAQMPLEKVAANMREFQMAQEKMGLTEEMMNDTLDSILDAPGDADEQDAIVNQVLDEIGIEMNSKLANVPALPTKVSSTAPADFDDLEAQLARLRS from the exons ATGAACATTTTCTCGAAGCCCGATCCAaaag AGCTCGAAAGAGCCAATAAACGAGAACTTCGAAAAACGAATCGAGATCTTGAATCGGATCGTCGTCAAATGGATCgaagagaaaaagaattgGAACaagaaattaagaaattaGCTGCAAAAGGACATAATGATGCGGCAAGACATTTGGCCAAACAGCTTGTTCAGCTGAGAAATCAAAAGACTAAAAGTATTGGAATGAGTGCAAGAATTAGTGGAGTACAGGCACAAAATTC ACATATGCAAAGTATGGCTAAAATGGGCTCTGCAATGGGAACAACTGTCAAAACAATGAAAGCAATGAATGCTCAAATGCCATTGGAAAAAGTTGCCGCAAATATGAGAGAATTCCAAATGGCTCAGGAAAAAATGGGACTTACTGAAGAG atgatgaACGACACTCTTGACTCGATTCTCGACGCACCTGGAGACGCCGACGAACAAGACGCTATCGTGAATCAAGTTCTCGATGAAATTGGAATTGAGATGAATTCAAAG cTTGCAAATGTCCCTGCTCTTCCCACAAAGGTTTCCAGCACTGCTCCGGCTGATTTCGATGATCTCGAAGCTCAATTGGCAAGACTCAGAAGTTGA
- the C01A2.2 gene encoding uncharacterized protein (Confirmed by transcript evidence): MSSWRSKIPTVTQVQHFLRGIVYEQEVDYSRFETKLDGSEVITFRENDKAFRLFGTNVHVKVGSYIACAIGFAVTIAFCVSYSLFHSRGQGRNPFIDHLEIIDLIFAFLVGLPCHILLFYGLQKSKKVFFSPFLVFYMTNFILNCIFTILTLGAFAMDVHRRVFGNIRFDLGWTAFQICFTAAQGLAIYVVMRGRKYVAAKSFWMNKYNQRTGPDDIIDA, encoded by the exons ATGTCCTCGTGGCGCTCAAAAAtacctaccgtaacccaagTACAACATTTTCTACGCGGGATTGTGTATGAGCAGGAAGTGGATTATTCGAGGTTTGAGACAAA ACTGGATGGATCAGAAGTGATAACCTTCCGTGAGAATGACAAAGCCTTCCGATTATTTGGGACAAACGTTCATGTGAAG GTCGGATCCTACATCGCGTGTGCCATCGGATTCGCCGTCACCATCGCATTCTGCGTCTCTTACTCTCTATTCCACTCTCGTGGACAGGGACGGAATCCGTTTATTGATCATTTGGAGATCA TTGATTTGATCTTCGCCTTCCTTGTGGGTCTACCATGCCATATTTTGCTATTTTACGGGCTTCAGAAGAGCAAAAAGGTCTTCTTTAG CCCGTTCCTTGTGTTTTACATGACAAACTTCATTTTGAACtgcattttcacaattttgacgCTTGGAGCATTTGCCATGGATGTTCATCGACGAGTTTTCGGGAATATTCGATTTGATTTGGGATGGACTgcttttcag atctgCTTCACTGCCGCCCAGGGGCTTGCGATCTACGTTGTGATGCGTGGGCGTAAATACGTGGCTGCCAAGAGCTTCTGGATGAATAAGTATAATCAGAGAACGGGTCCTGATGATATCATTGATGCTTAA
- the C01A2.2 gene encoding uncharacterized protein (Confirmed by transcript evidence), with protein sequence MTNFILNCIFTILTLGAFAMDVHRRVFGNIRFDLGWTAFQICFTAAQGLAIYVVMRGRKYVAAKSFWMNKYNQRTGPDDIIDA encoded by the exons ATGACAAACTTCATTTTGAACtgcattttcacaattttgacgCTTGGAGCATTTGCCATGGATGTTCATCGACGAGTTTTCGGGAATATTCGATTTGATTTGGGATGGACTgcttttcag atctgCTTCACTGCCGCCCAGGGGCTTGCGATCTACGTTGTGATGCGTGGGCGTAAATACGTGGCTGCCAAGAGCTTCTGGATGAATAAGTATAATCAGAGAACGGGTCCTGATGATATCATTGATGCTTAA
- the mihp-1 gene encoding MIP-1-5 (Confirmed by transcript evidence): MQLIHFIVGLAMLISLSLAASDDRVLGWNKAHGLWGKRSVQEASQDKRTPQNWNKLNSLWGKRSASSFDDDYTTENGDDDVTMLYKRSNLSPRFLGRMTFARIPKISPAQWQRANGLWGR; encoded by the exons atgCAGCTGATACACTTTATTGTTG GTTTGGCAATGCTCATCTCATTGAGTTTGGCGGCTTCAGACGATCGTGTGTTGGGATGGAATAAGGCACACGGATTGTGGGGTAAACGGTCTGTTCAAGAAGCGTCG CAAGACAAGAGAACCCCTCAAAATTGGAACAAACTGAACAGTTTATGGGGAAAACGGTCTGCTTCTTCGTTCGATGACGATTACACAACTGAAAACGGAGATGATGACGTGACGATGTTGTACAAAAG GAGCAATTTGAGCCCTCGATTTCTGGGCAGGATGACGTTTGcgagaattccaaaaat ATCACCAGCTCAATGGCAACGTGCCAATGGTCTTTGGGGAagataa
- the mihp-1 gene encoding MIP-1-5 (Confirmed by transcript evidence) produces the protein MQLIHFIVGLAMLISLSLAASDDRVLGWNKAHGLWGKRSVQEASQDKRTPQNWNKLNSLWGKRSASSFDDDYTTENGDDDVTMLYKRSPAQWQRANGLWGR, from the exons atgCAGCTGATACACTTTATTGTTG GTTTGGCAATGCTCATCTCATTGAGTTTGGCGGCTTCAGACGATCGTGTGTTGGGATGGAATAAGGCACACGGATTGTGGGGTAAACGGTCTGTTCAAGAAGCGTCG CAAGACAAGAGAACCCCTCAAAATTGGAACAAACTGAACAGTTTATGGGGAAAACGGTCTGCTTCTTCGTTCGATGACGATTACACAACTGAAAACGGAGATGATGACGTGACGATGTTGTACAAAAG ATCACCAGCTCAATGGCAACGTGCCAATGGTCTTTGGGGAagataa
- the C01A2.1 gene encoding uncharacterized protein (Confirmed by transcript evidence): MMKKFFRQFLKNRVKFQGSVCLLLSRPTQVTVSPREVAKKKGSPLYIHPYSFVSFDCLLYGGLFLLIFLQIPILYFIICYENEMSSPTYEPNGTDESPILLDYEESMDGDPTEDITKAEEDELLKEEPTKEKTVETPMEKLVKDRVWKIITLDQWSQETVKLIKEQFINKNSIYEGLPEITTLYRTLCTLLILKLLLSL, translated from the exons atgatgaaaaaattctttcgacaatttttaaagaataggGTCAAATTTCAAGGGTCAGTTTGCTTACTCTTAAGTCGTCCGACACAAGTTACTGTCTCCCCCCGAGAGGTTGCAAAGAAAAAGGGGTCCCCACTCTACATACACCCCTACTCATTCGTCTCCTTTGACTGCCTTTTGTACGGCGgtctttttttattgatttttctccaaattcctattttatactttattatttgttatgaaaatg AAATGTCTTCACCGACATACGAACCTAACGGCACGGACGAATCTCCAATCTTATTGGATTATGAAGAGTCAATGGACGGAGATCCAACAGAAGACATAACAAAAGCTGAAGAAGACGAGCTTCTGAAAGAAGAGCCGACAAAAGAAAAGACAGTGGAAACTCCAATGGAAAAACTGGTCAAGGACAGAGTCTGGAAAATCATTACTCTAGACCAATGGTCACAAGAAACAGTAAAGCTCATCAAGGAACAATtcataaacaaaaattcaatatatgAAGGATTGCCGGAAATCACGACATTGTACAGAACTCTCTGTACTCTCTTGATtcttaaattattattatcttTGTAA
- the C01A2.1 gene encoding Clr5 domain-containing protein (Confirmed by transcript evidence), which translates to MSSPTYEPNGTDESPILLDYEESMDGDPTEDITKAEEDELLKEEPTKEKTVETPMEKLVKDRVWKIITLDQWSQETVKLIKEQFINKNSIYEGLPEITTLYRTLCTLLILKLLLSL; encoded by the coding sequence ATGTCTTCACCGACATACGAACCTAACGGCACGGACGAATCTCCAATCTTATTGGATTATGAAGAGTCAATGGACGGAGATCCAACAGAAGACATAACAAAAGCTGAAGAAGACGAGCTTCTGAAAGAAGAGCCGACAAAAGAAAAGACAGTGGAAACTCCAATGGAAAAACTGGTCAAGGACAGAGTCTGGAAAATCATTACTCTAGACCAATGGTCACAAGAAACAGTAAAGCTCATCAAGGAACAATtcataaacaaaaattcaatatatgAAGGATTGCCGGAAATCACGACATTGTACAGAACTCTCTGTACTCTCTTGATtcttaaattattattatcttTGTAA
- the C01A2.1 gene encoding uncharacterized protein (Confirmed by transcript evidence), translating to MMKKFFRQFLKNRVKFQGSVCLLLSRPTQVTVSPREVAKKKGSPLYIHPYSFVSFDCLLYGGLFLLIFLQIPILYFIICYENETGTIVASFMLLGFRKTVKMTIFII from the exons atgatgaaaaaattctttcgacaatttttaaagaataggGTCAAATTTCAAGGGTCAGTTTGCTTACTCTTAAGTCGTCCGACACAAGTTACTGTCTCCCCCCGAGAGGTTGCAAAGAAAAAGGGGTCCCCACTCTACATACACCCCTACTCATTCGTCTCCTTTGACTGCCTTTTGTACGGCGgtctttttttattgatttttctccaaattcctattttatactttattatttgttatgaaaatg AAACTGGAACGATAGTAGCTTCATTCATGCTGCTAGGTTTCCGAAAAACGGTCAAAATGACAATCTTCATAATATGA
- the W05H12.4 gene encoding uncharacterized protein (Partially confirmed by transcript evidence), producing MRSTSLTQSLRDSSLLRIIPVQDSIGWKKSLHSKDGKCSCLPKLSNEMVDSSKFWFVCLVDTPKHNCLGINVAERQQSQPIPMTNGKMCGFRVEEDW from the exons ATGCGAAGTACTTCCCTGACCCAATCGCTGAGGGATTCCTCCTTATTGAGGATAATACCG GTTCAGGACTCGATCGGGTGGAAGAAGAGTCTCCATTCCAAAGACGGCAAATGTTCTTGTTTGCCCAAGCTGAGCAATGAAATGGTGGATTCTTCGAAGTTCTGGTTCGTTTGTCTTGTGGATACGCCAAAGCACAATTGTCTGGGTATCAATGTCGCAGAACGTCAACAGAGCCAACCTATCCCTATGACGAACGGGAAAATGTGCGGATTCCGTGTCGAAGAAGATTGGTAG
- the W05H12.1 gene encoding Activin_recp domain-containing protein (Confirmed by transcript evidence), with protein MPKTKWRLNQSIILFFIAQFSVSAAVKCFDCVGMDCMGSFCEGEYCMISQYAPRWGTARWGEPEIVKGCAKGSMLGKDVRSHCEYAEDTDEPFTCFCNGKDLCNSRKSSRKLEREDVELIQCVCSGAHCKNDKTCVGELCTFVENHVTEQVEQGCTNASVPLIERRAIGSCMAPPITGAMHHTVAKDAHSLLGVESCICGTDYCNSEKPKPTAPENEKCTAYVEVTTMGTTTRSKNISCTGEYCYTASIKSKLGIMSSYRTLGCASFTGEDPLPEELDPTGCATFTSENLEVKTCFKTKDKAAVGRALASKQIPESRQSKPSKGNKQKSQKSKSKPVMEVEYDNEEDEEESEEKEEKVKGKSNQKTVKERIRAEEARKTVEKEEEEAEEEAVEEEKEEKAAAAVESSSKKSFIFQKPTQPPIPDDSNTTMITVFVLIILCILGSGIVWKFELHKKLKRSNYDSVAGG; from the exons atgccaaaaacaaAGTGGCGATTAAACCAATCCAtcattctattttttattgcacAG tTCTCCGTCTCGGCAGCCGTAAAATGTTTCGATTGTGTCGGTATGGATTGTATGGGAAGTTTCTGTGAAGGCGAGTACTGTATGATATCACAATATGCACCACGATGGGGTACAGCGAGATGGGGAGAGCCGGAGATTGTTAAG GGATGTGCAAAAGGATCAATGCTGGGAAAAGATGTTCGAAGTCACTGTGAATATGCAGAAGACACTGACGAACCATTCACATGCTTCTGTAATGGAAAAGATCTTTGTAATTCGAGAAAATCCAGCCGAAAACTTGAACGGGAAGATGTGGAATTG atcCAATGTGTGTGCAGTGGAGCGCATTGTAAAAACGACAAAACATGTGTCGGAGAACTGTGCACATTTGTGGAAAACCATGTAACGGAGCAAGTTGAGCAGGGATGCACCAACGCGTCAGTGCCGCTTATCGAGCGAAGAGCCATCGGAAGTTGTATGGCACCGCCCATCACTGGAGCCATGCACCATACTGTTGCTAAA GACGCCCACTCCCTTCTTGGCGTGGAATCGTGTATTTGCGGCACGGATTACTGTAACAGTGAAAAACCAAAACCTACAGCACCTGAAAACGAAAAGTGTACCGCGTATGTAGAGGTGACCACAATGGGAACAACTACCCGATCCAAGAATATCAGTTGCACTGGAGAATATTGTTATACG GCGTCAATCAAATCGAAACTCGGAATAATGTCATCCTACCGTACCTTAGGATGTGCCTCTTTTACAGGAGAAGATCCACTTCCAGAAGAACTTGACCCGACAGGATGTGCTACTTTTACGTCGGAAAATCTGGAAGTGAAGACGTGTTTTAAg acaAAGGACAAAGCTGCCGTTGGACGGGCACTCGCGTCGAAACAGATTCCAGAATCAAGGCAGTCAAAGCCGTCAAAAGGAAATAAACA aaaatcccaaaaatcaaAGTCAAAGCCAGTAATGGAGGTGGAGTACGATAACGAGGAGGATGAAGAGGAATCTgaggaaaaagaggaaaaagttAAGGGAAAATCAAACCAGAAAACAGTAAAAGAACGAATTCGAGCAGAAGAAGCACgaaaaactgtagaaaaagaggaagaagaggCCGAGGAAGAGGCCGTGGAAGAGGAAAAGGAGGAGAAGGCCGCGGCCGCCGTCGAGTCTAGTTCAAAGAAATCATTTATCTTCCAAAAACCAACACAACCACCAATTCCTGATGATTCTAATACTACTATG ATAACCGTATTCGTGCTCATAATTTTGTGCATTCTTGGCTCCGGAATCGTCTGGAAATTCGAATTGcacaaaaaactgaagagAAGCAACTATGACTCGGTGGCCGGTGGataa
- the fbxb-66 gene encoding F-box domain-containing protein (Confirmed by transcript evidence): protein MSTFPILLLPQKSLQNVLRIMQPLELIYFSFVSKTCKAHTVDLNLKASRLTIVLKNGEECAWIEAVFKDGNTVGFEISTESCADCSEVMYPVLGTYYEDGSYDSSHADTIKVPTIGLAQVIAHFQTIFHKPKISQLYHENVYICDQMLEIIKTLDFEKIEFWIRTFDYFLILFSNYTREVDFQIHCLRLVTRVILCRSIRFVDSSDWHLPNVLASNGTQFKCSTPVPIKSINMFLRHWTNGSNPRLECIRISIEAEAPFSEESTYIEEVLKGIHYQTEPIDSVKTFDPINLYTHNNLCFNEHILKQTTGIVIRCGYEKKAMVNVKLFETPTESEVLFQMSLIV, encoded by the exons ATGTCTACCTTCCCGATTCTTCTCTTGCCACAAAAATCTCTTCAAAATGTACTACGAATCATGCAGCCGTTGGAAtt AATCTActtttcatttgtttcaaaaacctGCAAAGCACATACAGTTGATCTAAATCTCAAAGCATCTCGTCTTACAATTGTATTAAAGAATGGTGAAGAATGTGCATGGATTGAAGCCGTATTCAAAGATGGAAATACTGTAGGCTTCGAAATCTCCACTGAAAGTTGTGCTGATTGCTCTGAAGTGATGTATCCAGTGTTAGGTACATACTATGAAGACGGAAGTTATGACTCAAGCCACGCTGATACTATCAAAGTTCCAACAATAGGATTAGCTCAGGTCattgctcattttcaaactattttccaCAAGCCGAAGATCAGTCAGCTCTATCATGAGAATGTTTATATTTGTGATCAAATGctagaaataattaaaactctcgacttcgagaaaattgaattttggatTCGTACTTTCGATTACTTTTTAATTCTCTTTTCAAATTACACCAGAGAAgtcgattttcaaattcattgtTTACGGTTGGTGACTCGTGTAATTCTTTGTCGGAGCATACGCTTCGTGGATTCTTCCGATTGGCATCTTCCAAATGTATTGGCTTCAAATGGTACCCAATTCAAGTGCTCCACTCCTGTTCCAATTAAATCAATCAATATGTTTCTGAGACACTGGACGAATGGCTCAAATCCGAGGCTTGAGTGTATACGTATATCTATTGAAGCAGAAGCTCCTTTTTCTGAAGAATCCACGTATATCGAAGAGGTTTTGAAAGGGATTCATTATCAAACGGAACCCATCGATAGTGTAAAAACATTTGACCCTATCAATTTGTATACGCATAATAACTTGTGTTTTAATGAGCACATACTGAAACAAACCACTGGAATTGTTATAAGATGTGGCTATGAGAAAAAAGCAATGGTGAATGTGAAATTATTCGAGACTCCCACAGAGTCTgaagttttgtttcaaatgtcATTGATTGTGTAA